The Roseofilum reptotaenium CS-1145 genome includes a window with the following:
- a CDS encoding helicase C-terminal domain-containing protein, which translates to MADIGKVKILNNSDEFTLEDKATIKEARASEIMPDERALSRLDKHIWRYWSLPYGNHNLRVLSDEMTGEYQETLKKLQSSKDKSDRQAFWKLKSCFDNIGYAYALTTHKAQGSTFDSVLIVWDEFQAKYLDDSESRRLAYTAITRCKSHAYCLLG; encoded by the coding sequence GTGGCTGATATTGGGAAAGTAAAAATCCTGAATAATTCTGACGAGTTCACCCTAGAAGATAAGGCAACCATCAAGGAAGCTAGAGCTTCAGAAATTATGCCAGATGAAAGGGCTTTGTCGAGGCTAGATAAACACATTTGGCGATACTGGTCGTTACCCTATGGCAACCACAATCTGAGAGTGCTCTCTGATGAAATGACTGGGGAATATCAAGAGACTCTGAAGAAATTGCAATCCTCCAAGGACAAATCGGATAGGCAAGCGTTCTGGAAGTTGAAGTCATGCTTTGACAATATCGGGTATGCCTATGCCCTGACTACCCATAAAGCTCAAGGTAGTACGTTTGATTCTGTTTTAATCGTCTGGGATGAGTTCCAGGCTAAGTACCTGGATGACTCCGAGAGTAGACGATTAGCCTATACCGCGATTACCCGGTGTAAATCTCACGCCTATTGCTTATTAGGTTAG
- a CDS encoding alpha/beta hydrolase: MVLQQYFRWQWLMGVAMLVCSPLPLQPVWAAEQVYVSFSLVERSIPVRDLENFVNEGKISPKLSAYTRYLNEDQLNQFREILQQPIDVTPLGISQFFYSPQGEVLLERLGRVVKTGGRQQGFYAIRAALILAAAEPEGMTLLNILRKFPTQGLRIDLESALDIAWNLYTLVQQTNEANQVVAQQSAIEVSFQAQVAKVPEGIQWNSAFPFSVPKGEIPISELPDLDTVGYFRWEKRSFTLRDRERNRAYPVDLYVPNRSDQPAPLVVISHGLGSNRDSFVYVATHLASMGFAVVVPEHLESSDRQREAMLEGKANEVAEPSEFINRPLDIIFMLDELSRQTQPGGALEGRIDVERVGAIGQSFGGYTVLALAGAKINFEQLEADCNPNSPSWNVSLLLQCRALELGEGDRSLNLQDSRIQSVIAINPISSRVLGESSLDDIEIPVMIVAGSKDTVALSFPEQILPFVWLTNTSEKYLVLQEGGTHFSTLQPGEDDLPLPSLVIGEDPDLARRYTLTLTLAFFQTYVAENLDYKPYLTPAYIQSISQEPMPLSLVTQLELEQLPEISPGF, from the coding sequence ATGGTCTTACAACAATATTTTCGATGGCAGTGGCTGATGGGAGTGGCAATGCTGGTTTGTTCTCCCCTTCCCCTACAACCGGTTTGGGCAGCCGAACAAGTCTATGTTTCTTTTTCTTTAGTTGAGCGCTCTATTCCTGTGCGGGACTTAGAAAACTTTGTGAACGAAGGAAAAATCAGCCCCAAATTATCCGCTTATACTCGCTATCTGAATGAGGATCAACTTAACCAGTTTAGGGAGATTCTCCAGCAGCCAATTGATGTGACTCCTTTAGGGATTTCTCAATTTTTCTATTCTCCCCAAGGAGAAGTTTTATTAGAGCGCTTGGGGCGAGTAGTGAAAACGGGAGGGCGACAACAGGGATTTTATGCTATTCGAGCGGCTTTGATTTTAGCGGCGGCTGAACCGGAGGGGATGACATTGCTGAATATTTTGCGCAAATTCCCCACTCAAGGATTACGTATTGATTTAGAATCGGCGCTCGATATTGCCTGGAATTTGTATACTTTAGTGCAGCAAACCAATGAAGCCAATCAGGTTGTCGCTCAACAATCGGCGATCGAGGTGTCCTTTCAAGCTCAAGTGGCAAAAGTACCCGAGGGAATTCAATGGAATTCGGCATTTCCTTTTTCGGTTCCGAAAGGAGAAATCCCCATTTCTGAACTGCCTGATTTAGATACTGTGGGCTATTTTCGCTGGGAAAAACGCTCGTTTACTCTCCGAGATCGGGAGCGAAATCGGGCTTATCCGGTCGATCTTTATGTTCCCAACCGTTCCGATCAACCCGCTCCTTTAGTCGTTATTTCCCACGGTTTAGGCTCGAATCGAGACAGTTTTGTGTATGTAGCCACTCATTTAGCTTCTATGGGGTTTGCTGTTGTGGTTCCTGAGCATTTGGAAAGTAGCGATCGCCAACGGGAAGCGATGCTCGAAGGAAAAGCGAATGAAGTGGCTGAACCGAGCGAGTTTATCAACCGTCCTTTAGATATTATCTTTATGCTTGACGAACTCAGTCGCCAAACCCAACCGGGTGGCGCTCTGGAAGGACGGATTGATGTGGAGCGCGTAGGGGCGATCGGGCAATCGTTTGGCGGTTATACCGTGTTGGCGTTGGCTGGAGCTAAGATTAATTTTGAGCAGTTAGAAGCAGATTGTAATCCCAATAGTCCGTCGTGGAACGTTTCTCTGTTGCTCCAATGTCGCGCTTTAGAGTTAGGAGAGGGCGATCGCTCCCTGAATCTTCAGGACTCCCGCATTCAGTCTGTGATTGCCATTAATCCCATTAGCAGTCGGGTTTTAGGAGAATCGAGTCTCGATGATATTGAAATTCCCGTGATGATTGTTGCCGGGAGTAAAGATACGGTTGCCCTATCTTTTCCCGAACAGATTTTACCCTTTGTTTGGTTAACGAATACATCAGAAAAATATTTAGTCTTACAGGAAGGAGGAACTCACTTTTCTACTTTACAACCGGGGGAAGATGATCTCCCGTTACCCAGCTTGGTGATTGGCGAAGATCCCGATTTAGCCCGTCGTTATACCCTAACCTTAACCTTAGCCTTTTTCCAAACTTATGTGGCTGAAAATCTAGACTATAAACCTTATTTAACTCCCGCTTATATCCAATCGATTAGCCAAGAACCCATGCCCCTGAGTTTAGTCACTCAACTCGAACTGGAGCAATTACCAGAAATCTCTCCAGGATTTTGA
- a CDS encoding MOSC domain-containing protein, whose translation MQVSQLYIYPIKSCGAIACPNIRVTSHGLAGDRQMMLVNAQGQFMTQRDYPQMTKVQVNLTADTLTLEYENFDPLVLQPTLEGKLHPVQVWRTQTLAIDQGEPVAEWFQRVLKLDHPCRLVHQSPHHPRAIDSKYAITENDTVSFADGYPILLTNTASLEDLNRRLRQTYPQAPPQFPMNRFRPNIVIETNEPFGEDRWQTVTIGPVELELVKPCSRCIIITTNQITGERNPQREPLKTLATFRQQPGGLMFGCNVIPKTLGEIEVGSQMRLTIKN comes from the coding sequence ATGCAAGTTTCCCAGTTGTATATTTACCCGATTAAGTCTTGTGGGGCGATCGCCTGCCCAAATATTAGAGTAACCTCACATGGGTTAGCTGGCGATCGTCAAATGATGCTCGTCAACGCACAAGGTCAATTTATGACCCAACGGGACTATCCACAAATGACCAAAGTCCAGGTCAATTTGACGGCTGATACCCTCACCCTAGAATACGAGAATTTTGACCCTTTAGTGCTTCAACCTACCTTAGAGGGCAAGCTACACCCTGTTCAAGTGTGGCGAACCCAGACCCTGGCTATTGACCAAGGAGAACCCGTTGCAGAGTGGTTTCAAAGAGTCCTGAAATTAGACCATCCCTGTCGCCTTGTCCATCAATCTCCCCACCATCCCCGCGCCATTGATTCCAAGTATGCCATCACGGAAAATGATACCGTCAGTTTTGCCGATGGCTATCCCATCTTGTTAACGAATACCGCATCCTTAGAAGACCTCAACCGCCGACTGCGCCAAACCTATCCCCAAGCTCCCCCCCAATTCCCCATGAACCGTTTTCGTCCCAACATCGTCATTGAAACCAACGAACCGTTTGGTGAAGATCGCTGGCAAACCGTAACCATTGGGCCAGTAGAATTAGAATTAGTAAAACCCTGCTCCCGCTGCATCATCATCACCACCAATCAAATCACTGGAGAGCGCAACCCCCAGCGCGAACCCCTCAAAACCCTAGCCACCTTTCGCCAACAACCTGGAGGTCTCATGTTTGGCTGCAACGTCATTCCCAAAACCCTAGGTGAGATCGAAGTAGGAAGCCAGATGCGATTAACAATTAAAAATTAA
- a CDS encoding MFS transporter has protein sequence MLKEMWSFQGRYKILHMTWFAFFLSFVVWFNLAPLATAVKEDFGLEVGQIRTIAICNVALTVPARIIIGMLLDKYGPRITYSVLLVYAAIPCIAFASAQNFSQLVISRLALSIVGAGFVIGIRMVAEWFPPKEIGLAEGIYGGWGNFGSAASAFTLPTIAAILTFGAGSIINWRLAIAGTGIIAALYGILYFFNVQDTPPGKVYQKPKKATGLEVTTPKDFWFLMLMNIPLSGILAVLAWRLSKVGFLNTPQLYMVWGGLLCLYLFQAYNCWDVNKELMLGKKRYPAEDRYEFSQVALLELTYIVNFGSELAVVSMLPAFFEGTFGLSKQAAGMIAASYAFMNLMSRPGGGLISDRLGSRKMTMAVLTGGMGIAYLMMGRVTGSWFLPLAVMLTMACSFFVQAGEGSTFAMVPLIKRRVTGQIAGNVGAYGNVGAVAYLTLFSLLPSGDVGNRVFFEVLGVASLIVAFLCGFFLKEPKGSFADHHEGEMEATTVAHVDSPVTAAE, from the coding sequence ATGCTCAAAGAAATGTGGTCATTCCAGGGCAGATACAAAATTCTGCATATGACCTGGTTCGCCTTCTTCCTCTCCTTCGTTGTTTGGTTCAACCTCGCCCCTCTAGCCACAGCCGTTAAAGAGGATTTCGGTTTAGAAGTGGGTCAAATTCGGACAATTGCTATCTGTAACGTCGCCCTTACTGTTCCTGCCCGGATTATTATTGGGATGCTTCTGGACAAATACGGGCCCAGAATCACCTACTCTGTTCTTTTGGTCTATGCCGCCATTCCCTGTATCGCCTTCGCCAGTGCCCAAAACTTTAGCCAACTGGTGATTAGCCGACTTGCCCTCAGTATCGTCGGTGCGGGATTTGTAATTGGTATTCGCATGGTTGCGGAATGGTTCCCTCCCAAAGAAATTGGTCTAGCTGAAGGTATCTATGGAGGATGGGGGAACTTTGGTTCTGCTGCCTCTGCCTTTACCCTCCCTACTATTGCCGCGATTCTCACCTTTGGAGCCGGTAGCATCATTAACTGGCGGCTTGCTATTGCTGGAACTGGAATTATCGCCGCACTCTACGGTATTCTTTACTTCTTTAACGTCCAAGATACTCCTCCTGGCAAAGTCTATCAAAAGCCCAAAAAAGCAACCGGTCTAGAAGTTACCACGCCAAAAGACTTCTGGTTCCTGATGCTCATGAATATTCCCCTCTCTGGTATTCTTGCTGTTCTCGCTTGGCGCTTAAGTAAAGTCGGATTTCTGAATACTCCGCAACTCTATATGGTTTGGGGGGGGTTACTGTGCCTCTATCTGTTCCAAGCCTATAACTGTTGGGATGTGAACAAAGAACTGATGCTGGGCAAAAAGCGCTATCCGGCTGAAGACCGCTATGAATTTTCCCAAGTTGCCCTCTTAGAACTCACCTATATTGTTAATTTTGGTTCAGAACTTGCGGTTGTTTCCATGCTTCCTGCCTTCTTTGAAGGAACCTTTGGCCTGAGTAAACAAGCTGCTGGGATGATTGCTGCCAGCTATGCCTTCATGAACTTAATGTCCCGTCCTGGCGGTGGCTTAATCTCCGATCGCCTCGGCAGTCGTAAAATGACCATGGCAGTATTGACCGGAGGTATGGGTATTGCCTATCTAATGATGGGTCGCGTCACTGGAAGTTGGTTCTTACCCCTAGCTGTCATGCTCACTATGGCGTGTTCCTTCTTTGTCCAAGCGGGAGAAGGGTCTACCTTCGCCATGGTTCCCCTGATTAAACGCCGCGTCACCGGACAAATTGCTGGCAATGTCGGAGCCTATGGTAACGTCGGAGCGGTTGCTTATCTCACCCTCTTTAGCTTGCTCCCTTCTGGAGATGTGGGTAACCGAGTCTTCTTTGAAGTTCTAGGCGTTGCATCTCTGATTGTTGCCTTCCTCTGCGGCTTCTTCCTCAAAGAACCCAAAGGCTCATTTGCCGACCACCACGAAGGAGAAATGGAAGCGACTACGGTTGCTCATGTGGACTCTCCCGTAACTGCTGCTGAATAG
- a CDS encoding molybdopterin oxidoreductase family protein produces the protein MVHKTLCPYCGVGCGLDASPPAVPGKATNRDKDGLPIWKIMGDKTHPSSLGKVCVKGATISESLEKNRLKTPMMRDSLDEPFRKVTWDEALNRIVGKIKTTRLVQGPNAICMYGSGQFQTEDYYIAQKLLKGFLKTNNFDANSRLCMSSAVSGYIQSLGSDGPPCCYDDLELTDCAFLIGTNTAECHPIIFNRLRVYHKKNKQVKLIVVDPRKTQTAEAADLHLAIRPGTDIDLMNGIAYLLHKWGLIDSLFIDEQTTGFVDYVKVIQSYPPELVARNCGISVEDLELAARWWGESKRVLSLWSMGLNQSSEGTAKNRVLINLHLMTGNIGKPGAGPFSLTGQPNAMGGREAGGLTHILPGYRLVKNREHRREVEQLWGLTPGSINPQPGLSAWEMIQGLEQGWVGVLWIAATNPAVSMPDLERTKAALLRSPFTICQDAYYPTETAEYAHVLLPAAQWSEKTGTMTNSERRVTLCPAFRPAPGSARPDWEIFAEVGRRLGYEQQFTFADSEAVRNEFLQLTANRPCEQRGITYERLREEGPLQWPCVDGGKPQARMYTDLRFNTSDGRARFGAFHSRGLAEPPDGEYPFVLTVGRLYGHWHTLTRTGRIDKIQKMHPEAVIEVHPYDAEKLGIAEGMMVEVRSRRGWCRFPAKITKNITKGTVFAPMHWGAMWGDRTEANMLTHPEACPSSGQPELKACAVRLIPITHHPSPVNREQLPLEISKLSISPS, from the coding sequence ATGGTACACAAAACCCTTTGTCCTTATTGTGGAGTCGGTTGTGGCTTAGATGCCTCTCCTCCTGCTGTTCCTGGTAAAGCGACCAACCGAGACAAAGATGGGTTACCTATTTGGAAGATAATGGGCGATAAAACTCACCCATCGAGTTTAGGAAAAGTTTGTGTCAAAGGAGCAACGATAAGTGAATCTTTAGAAAAAAATCGCCTCAAAACCCCAATGATGCGCGATTCATTGGATGAGCCATTTCGTAAAGTAACTTGGGATGAAGCGCTCAACCGTATTGTTGGCAAAATTAAGACGACTCGGTTGGTTCAAGGGCCTAATGCGATTTGTATGTATGGGTCCGGACAGTTTCAAACGGAAGATTATTATATTGCCCAAAAATTGCTTAAAGGTTTCCTGAAAACCAATAATTTTGATGCTAATTCTCGCTTGTGTATGTCTTCGGCAGTGTCCGGATATATTCAAAGCTTGGGTTCTGATGGGCCACCCTGTTGTTATGATGACTTGGAATTAACCGACTGTGCGTTTCTCATTGGTACGAATACGGCAGAATGTCACCCGATTATTTTTAATCGCTTGCGGGTTTATCACAAGAAAAATAAGCAGGTAAAACTGATTGTTGTAGACCCGCGCAAGACCCAAACCGCAGAAGCGGCTGACCTGCATTTGGCGATTCGGCCGGGTACGGATATTGATTTAATGAATGGAATTGCCTATTTATTACACAAGTGGGGATTGATTGACTCCCTGTTTATCGACGAACAAACCACTGGATTTGTAGACTATGTAAAGGTTATCCAATCTTATCCCCCAGAATTAGTGGCGCGAAATTGCGGGATTTCAGTGGAAGATTTGGAACTGGCGGCTCGCTGGTGGGGAGAGTCGAAGCGGGTGCTATCTCTGTGGTCGATGGGGTTAAATCAGTCTTCGGAAGGCACAGCAAAGAATCGAGTGCTGATTAATCTGCATTTGATGACGGGGAATATTGGTAAGCCAGGAGCTGGCCCTTTTTCGCTCACTGGGCAACCGAATGCGATGGGAGGTCGGGAAGCGGGAGGACTCACCCATATTTTACCGGGTTATCGGTTGGTCAAAAATAGAGAGCATCGTCGAGAAGTAGAACAGCTTTGGGGATTAACGCCAGGAAGTATTAATCCTCAACCCGGGTTGTCTGCTTGGGAAATGATTCAAGGATTGGAACAAGGCTGGGTAGGGGTTTTGTGGATTGCAGCAACGAATCCGGCGGTGAGTATGCCAGATTTGGAGCGGACAAAAGCGGCTTTGTTGCGATCGCCATTTACTATTTGCCAGGATGCCTATTATCCCACAGAAACGGCCGAATATGCCCATGTTTTGCTCCCTGCGGCTCAGTGGAGCGAGAAAACCGGAACCATGACTAACTCGGAGCGCCGCGTCACCCTCTGTCCAGCGTTTCGACCAGCTCCGGGTTCTGCACGTCCCGACTGGGAAATCTTTGCCGAAGTCGGACGCAGATTAGGGTATGAGCAGCAGTTTACTTTTGCGGACTCGGAAGCGGTGCGCAATGAATTTCTCCAACTTACGGCTAATCGACCCTGCGAGCAACGGGGAATTACTTACGAGCGCCTGCGGGAAGAGGGGCCCCTCCAATGGCCTTGTGTCGATGGAGGAAAACCACAGGCTCGAATGTATACAGATTTACGCTTTAATACCTCTGATGGCCGGGCGCGATTTGGAGCTTTCCATTCACGGGGCTTGGCAGAACCACCGGATGGTGAGTATCCTTTCGTGCTAACAGTGGGGCGGCTCTATGGTCATTGGCATACCTTAACCCGAACCGGTCGAATTGATAAGATTCAGAAGATGCATCCAGAAGCAGTGATTGAGGTACACCCCTATGATGCAGAGAAATTAGGGATTGCAGAAGGGATGATGGTCGAAGTGCGATCGCGGCGCGGATGGTGTCGTTTTCCGGCCAAAATAACCAAGAATATTACTAAAGGAACCGTATTTGCACCGATGCATTGGGGGGCGATGTGGGGCGATCGCACAGAAGCCAATATGTTAACCCATCCGGAAGCCTGCCCCAGTTCGGGACAACCGGAACTCAAAGCCTGTGCCGTTCGCTTAATCCCCATCACCCATCACCCATCACCGGTTAACCGGGAACAGTTACCCCTTGAAATATCGAAGTTAAGCATTTCTCCATCCTAA
- the rplS gene encoding 50S ribosomal protein L19, with translation MHAQEIIRSIEAEQMKPEIPLIYVGDTVKIGVRIREGGKERTQPYEGVVIAKRNGGINETITVRKIFQGVGVERVFLLHSPRITNIKVTRRGKARRAKLYYLRDRVGKATRLKQRFDRPLDTKIKTKTK, from the coding sequence ATGCACGCTCAAGAAATCATCCGCTCTATAGAAGCGGAACAAATGAAACCAGAGATTCCTCTAATCTACGTTGGAGATACAGTAAAAATCGGTGTGAGAATCCGAGAAGGTGGAAAAGAAAGAACCCAGCCCTATGAAGGTGTTGTGATTGCCAAGCGCAATGGTGGCATCAATGAAACCATAACAGTGCGCAAAATATTCCAAGGTGTGGGCGTAGAACGAGTCTTTTTACTCCATTCTCCACGCATCACCAATATTAAAGTGACTCGCCGAGGAAAAGCCCGCCGAGCCAAACTCTATTATTTGCGCGATCGCGTTGGTAAAGCAACTCGTCTCAAACAGCGCTTTGATCGTCCCTTAGATACAAAAATCAAGACTAAGACTAAATAA